Proteins from a single region of Novipirellula aureliae:
- a CDS encoding transposase, with translation MVRLARSEVFDPQEVVVAHLYNRTCRRCFLMGNDQVSGKNFDHRKIWIEKYLQQFAEYFSIDLLAFAILDNHIHLILRSRPDLVATWSDREVARRWLMLCPHRRKSDGSPLPPSEPELKSIAGCPIKCQEIRERLSSFSWWMRLLCQRVAMRANREEQESGRFFQDRYRATRLTDEASLLACAAYVDLNLIRAAMAETLEQSEHTSVQKRIEAMKSESPSEDKPDAFLAPLSIDEQLDPVGPCASDSGKRCSDKGFLPISLVDYLKLLDWTARQVAPGKRGVTPSAAPPILVRLGLEQATWCELVKDFGKLFCSIAGRPESVDSMRCHRTHRRYHLRRRARELLTLPD, from the coding sequence ATGGTTCGGTTGGCACGTAGCGAGGTGTTTGATCCGCAAGAGGTCGTTGTCGCCCATCTCTACAATCGGACCTGCCGACGCTGTTTCCTGATGGGAAATGACCAAGTGTCCGGCAAAAACTTCGACCACCGGAAAATTTGGATCGAAAAGTATCTGCAACAGTTTGCGGAATACTTTTCTATAGATTTGCTAGCATTTGCCATACTAGACAACCACATCCACTTGATCCTAAGATCGCGGCCCGATCTGGTGGCGACCTGGAGCGATAGAGAGGTGGCTCGGCGCTGGTTGATGCTCTGTCCACACCGCCGCAAATCCGACGGGTCGCCTTTGCCGCCAAGCGAGCCAGAACTCAAATCGATCGCTGGTTGTCCAATCAAATGCCAAGAAATCCGCGAGCGGCTGAGCAGTTTCAGTTGGTGGATGCGGCTGTTGTGCCAACGCGTTGCGATGCGAGCGAATCGCGAGGAACAGGAGTCGGGCCGGTTCTTCCAAGATCGCTACCGTGCAACTCGATTGACGGACGAAGCATCCCTGTTGGCCTGTGCCGCTTACGTGGATTTGAACCTGATTCGTGCCGCGATGGCGGAAACGCTGGAGCAGAGCGAGCATACGTCGGTGCAAAAACGAATCGAGGCGATGAAAAGTGAGTCACCAAGCGAAGACAAGCCGGATGCTTTCTTGGCACCTCTGTCGATCGATGAGCAGCTTGATCCCGTAGGCCCCTGTGCTAGCGATAGCGGCAAGCGTTGTAGTGATAAAGGCTTCTTACCAATTTCGCTCGTGGATTACTTGAAGCTACTCGATTGGACAGCTCGGCAAGTGGCGCCGGGCAAACGCGGTGTGACGCCTTCGGCTGCACCACCGATTTTGGTTCGGTTGGGACTCGAGCAAGCGACTTGGTGCGAACTGGTGAAGGACTTTGGGAAATTGTTCTGCAGCATTGCTGGACGCCCGGAAAGTGTCGATTCGATGCGTTGTCACCGCACGCACCGCCGCTACCATCTCCGCCGCCGCGCCCGCGAGCTATTGACG